From the genome of Spinacia oleracea cultivar Varoflay chromosome 2, BTI_SOV_V1, whole genome shotgun sequence, one region includes:
- the LOC110790239 gene encoding L-ascorbate peroxidase, cytosolic translates to MGKSYPTVSENYQKSIEKARRKLRGLIAEKQCAPLMLRLAWHSAGTFDCTSKTGGPFGTMKHQAELAHGANNGLVIAVRLLEPIKEQFPEITYADFYQLAGVVAVEVTGGPEVPFHPGREDKPEPPQEGRLPDATKGCDHLRDVFIKQMGLTDQDIVALSGGHTLGRCHKDRSGFEGAWTTNPLVFDNTYFKELLSGEKEGLLQLPSDKALLSDPVFRPLVEKYAADEDAFFADYAEAHLKLSELGFADA, encoded by the exons ATGGGAAAGAGCTACCCAACTGTCAGTGAGAACTACCAGAAATCTATTGAAAAGGCCAGGAGAAAGCTCAGGGGTTTGATCGCAGAGAAGCAATGTGCTCCTCTTATGCTTCGTCTTGC ATGGCACTCTGCTGGTACCTTTGATTGTACTTCAAAAACTGGAGGTCCCTTTGGTACAATGAAGCACCAGGCAGAGCTGGCTCATGGGGCTAACAATGGGCTTGTTATTGCTGTTAGGCTGTTGGAACCCATCAAGGAACAATTCCCCGAAATTACTTATGCTGACTTTTACCAG CTGGCTGGAGTTGTGGCCGTTGAAGTTACTGGAGGACCTGAAGTTCCCTTCCACCCAGGCAGAGAG GACAAGCCAGAGCCACCCCAGGAAGGACGTCTCCCTGATGCCACCAAGG GTTGTGACCATTTGAGagatgtcttcatcaagcaaatGGGTCTTACTGACCAGGACATCGTTGCTCTATCTGGAGGCCACACCTTG GGGAGATGCCACAAGGACCGCTCTGGTTTTGAAGGTGCTTGGACTACCAACCCTTTGGTCTTCGACAACACCTACTTCAA GGAGCTCCTGAGTGGTGAGAAGGAAGGTCTCTTGCAGCTGCCATCTGACAAGGCTCTTCTCTCTGACCCTGTCTTCCGCCCACTGGTTGAGAAATATGCAGCT GATGAAGATGCATTCTTTGCCGACTATGCTGAGGCGCACTTGAAACTTTCTGAACTCGG ATTTGCTGATGCTTAA